A window from Candidatus Arthromitus sp. SFB-rat-Yit encodes these proteins:
- the cdaA gene encoding diadenylate cyclase CdaA: MGFLNIVFNTIKNINIFDLIDISIIAYVLYKVYMLIKETRAEQLLKGIIFILFFIPVSYLLKLKMVYSIFKNTLTIGVLTIVILFQPEIRKALEHLGRSAFSDKNKYIKGYNYVKNDFIVEICKACANMSNKNVGALIVIERNTKLGDVIESGTTINSKVASELIETIFFPNSPLHDGAIVIKDGLIEAAGCFLPLSYQNIDKSLGTRHRAAFGISEVSDAIIIVVSEETGIISLFVNGKMTRNYDFERLNSLLNRMFEYNNLKTLSFKGRVKGWIRGKIKSKHKG, encoded by the coding sequence TTGGGTTTTTTAAATATAGTTTTTAATACTATAAAGAATATAAATATTTTTGATTTAATAGATATATCGATAATTGCATATGTTTTATATAAAGTGTATATGTTAATAAAAGAAACAAGAGCTGAGCAGTTATTAAAAGGTATTATATTTATTTTATTTTTTATACCTGTTAGTTATCTTTTAAAATTAAAAATGGTATACTCGATATTCAAAAATACTTTAACAATAGGAGTTTTGACTATTGTTATATTATTTCAGCCTGAAATTAGGAAGGCTTTGGAACATTTAGGTAGAAGTGCATTTTCAGATAAGAACAAATATATTAAAGGGTATAATTATGTAAAAAACGATTTTATAGTTGAGATATGTAAAGCTTGTGCTAATATGTCTAATAAGAATGTAGGTGCACTAATTGTGATTGAGAGAAATACAAAACTCGGAGATGTTATAGAGAGTGGTACAACTATTAATTCAAAAGTAGCATCTGAGTTAATAGAAACAATATTTTTTCCTAATAGCCCACTTCATGATGGGGCAATAGTTATAAAAGATGGTTTAATTGAAGCAGCTGGATGTTTTCTTCCATTAAGCTATCAAAATATAGATAAAAGTTTAGGTACTCGTCATAGAGCTGCTTTTGGTATATCTGAAGTAAGTGATGCTATTATTATTGTGGTATCGGAGGAAACTGGAATTATATCTTTATTTGTGAATGGTAAAATGACTAGGAATTATGATTTTGAGAGGCTGAATTCTTTGTTAAATAGGATGTTTGAATATAATAATTTAAAAACATTATCATTTAAAGGTAGGGTAAAAGGTTGGATAAGGGGAAAAATAAAAAGCAAACACAAGGGATAA
- the trxA gene encoding thioredoxin has translation MIQVNDTNFNTEVLEYKGIVLVDFYADWCGPCKNFAPIFEEFSKEVSDVKCVKVNVDESTSARTYKVMSIPTVILFKDGEVCDRFIGAMQKKDLSDFVNKNR, from the coding sequence ATGATTCAAGTTAATGATACAAATTTTAATACAGAAGTTTTAGAATACAAAGGAATTGTCTTAGTAGATTTTTATGCAGATTGGTGTGGACCATGTAAAAACTTTGCACCTATATTTGAAGAGTTTTCTAAAGAAGTCAGCGATGTAAAATGCGTTAAAGTGAATGTTGATGAGAGTACTAGTGCTAGAACATATAAAGTTATGAGTATACCAACTGTTATTTTATTTAAAGATGGGGAAGTATGCGATAGATTTATTGGAGCTATGCAGAAGAAAGATCTAAGTGATTTTGTAAATAAAAATAGATAA
- the iadA gene encoding beta-aspartyl-peptidase has product MVTIVKNVELYSPDYIGKKDVVILFNKIEGIYDKFEYVNCFTEYEIIDGSGMIMIPGFIDSHVHISGGGGEAGFKTRTPEIDFIDLISAGITTVVGCLGTDSICRNMNNLIAKAYGLEEEGISSYIYTGSYEIPVKTITNSIKSDLMIIPKVIGVGEIALSDYRSSKPSFEEFIKIVHDAKVGGLLSGKKGIVHIHIGDSEEGLKYLFDLCIDKDISLDQVMPTHVNRNKKLLNSAIEYGIKGGYFDLTSSYVKGLKDEEELRVSNILPHIISSGVPVSHITCSSDAQGSLPIIDEMGNFIGIGIGNPKSLYVEIKELLINNFLPKSDIISIVTKNVANILGIHHKGEIKRYNDADFLLLDNKDYDLRYIFSNGKKMMENGKILAKQTFIKE; this is encoded by the coding sequence ATTGTAACAATAGTAAAAAATGTAGAATTATATTCTCCAGATTATATTGGGAAAAAAGATGTTGTTATTTTATTTAATAAAATAGAAGGTATATACGATAAGTTTGAATATGTTAATTGTTTTACTGAATATGAAATAATTGATGGTAGTGGAATGATCATGATTCCAGGATTTATAGATTCACATGTTCATATATCAGGTGGAGGAGGAGAAGCTGGTTTTAAAACTAGAACTCCTGAGATTGACTTTATAGATTTAATATCTGCAGGTATTACCACAGTTGTTGGATGTTTGGGAACAGATAGTATTTGTAGGAATATGAATAATTTAATTGCTAAGGCATATGGACTTGAAGAAGAAGGGATAAGTTCATACATTTATACAGGATCTTATGAAATACCAGTTAAGACCATAACAAACAGTATAAAAAGTGATCTAATGATAATTCCTAAAGTAATTGGAGTTGGTGAGATTGCTTTATCAGATTATAGATCTTCTAAACCGAGTTTTGAGGAATTTATTAAGATTGTTCATGATGCGAAAGTTGGGGGATTATTGTCTGGTAAGAAAGGGATTGTTCATATACACATAGGAGATTCTGAGGAGGGTTTAAAATATTTATTTGATCTATGTATAGATAAAGATATATCTTTAGATCAAGTTATGCCAACGCATGTTAATAGAAATAAAAAACTTTTAAACAGTGCGATTGAATATGGAATAAAAGGTGGATATTTTGATTTAACTAGTAGCTATGTAAAAGGTTTAAAAGACGAAGAGGAACTTAGAGTAAGTAATATATTACCACATATTATATCAAGTGGTGTACCAGTATCTCACATTACATGTTCTTCAGACGCACAGGGGAGTCTCCCTATTATTGATGAAATGGGGAATTTTATAGGTATTGGTATAGGAAATCCAAAATCATTATACGTAGAAATTAAAGAATTATTAATTAACAATTTTTTACCTAAAAGTGATATAATATCTATTGTAACTAAAAATGTAGCTAATATTTTAGGTATACATCACAAAGGTGAAATAAAGAGATATAATGATGCAGATTTTCTACTTTTAGATAATAAGGATTACGATTTGAGATATATTTTTTCGAATGGGAAAAAGATGATGGAGAATGGTAAAATATTAGCTAAGCAAACTTTTATTAAGGAGTAA